The following DNA comes from Pseudomonas sp. Tri1.
CGACGTTCACTCTCCGGGGCCGGCACCAGGGTGCCGTTGATGGTCACGCTGTTGAGGTCCGGCCCCAGGCCGCGCACGCTGACAAAACGGCCTTCACCCTGATCGCGCTCGACGCTGACACCCGGCAAACGCTGCACCGCCTCGGCGACGTTTTCATCCGGCAATTGCGCCACGCCGTCGGCATGCACCACGCTCTTGATCGTGTCGGCGCTGCGCTGTTCCTTGAGGGCCTGGTCGATGCTGGCGGCCTGGCCAACCACTTCGACGTGTTCCGTGGCCGCCTGCTCGGCGGCGCTCAGACGCTCACTGGCAATGGCCATCGCCAATGCGGTGAACGTGAAACCGACGAACCCGGCAGTGCTGGTGCGGTGGTGCATGGTGGTCCTCCCCCAGGAATCCGAATATCCGCCAGGCAATGGCCCGGCAACTGGGAGGGCAAGCTAGGGGTGGGGAATGACGGTTCTGTGACAGGGTTTGGCCGTGGAGGCTGTAATAGGCTGATTTAGGGCGCTGGCGAGCCGGAATGAGCTGAAATGACCTGTTTCGAACCGCGCAGACAACCAGCAACCGATCTCATTGTGGCAACAGATAGAATCCCCCCGCCTCAATGAGATCGATCGTCCCCTCGCTCCAGCGTGGGAATGTCGCCAGGGACGCTGCGCGTTCCGCTTCTGGGATGTGACGCAGAACGTCACGGGATGCATGCCCACGCAGAGCGTGGCAACGATCAGAAAAAATGAAAAGTGCTGACAATGGATGAGCTGATTCGACCTCCCCCAGCCATTCGGCCGTCGTCACGGCACTGTCACATTCATCTGCTGTGCTGGGCCGCATTCCGCTTCTGGTAAAGGATTCCGGCCATGTTCTCCGTGCTGCGCCCGCACCGCCTCAAACTCGCCCTGCTCCTGCTGGCGGCCAACCTCGGGTTGATGCTGTACCTGGCCAGCGGTGAACTCAAACCCATTGCGCAGTGGGTCTGGCTGGATATTCTCGGCGAAGGCGGATCGGCGCTGCTGGCGCTGGTCTGGCTTGGCCTGGTACTCAAAAGCCGCCCCGCCGGGCGGGTCACCAACTACCTGATCCTGGGCCTGGGTTGCATCTTCTTTTCCTGGTGGATCGACAGCCTCGACGAATTCATCCGCCTGCCCGAGAGCATCACCTGGGACCACTGGCTCGAATCCGGGCCAATGCCGGTGGGCATGATCCTGCTGACCCTGGGCATCTATCACTGGCACCGGGAACAGCTGGCAATCAACGGGCAGATGGAGAAGCGCGAACGATTGTTCCGCGAGCACCGTTTGTTCGACAAGCTCACGCCGTTGGGTGGCGCCGACTTTCTCAAGCATGAACTGTCCGCCAGCCTGCAAGACAGTCGCCGCCGTCAGCAACCGCTGTCGCTGCTGGCCCTGGACCTGGATAACTTCACCGCCATCAACCAGCGTTTCGGCCATGGTGAAGGCGATGCCGTGCTGCAGGCGGTCAGCCAATTGCTGGTGCTGAACCTGCGTCGCCAGGATTTGCTTTGCCGCCTGGCCGGTGATCGCTTTGTGGTGCTACTGCCCGACACCGGCGAAAGTCAGGCCCAGCGCCTGGCGTTGGAGCTGGAGGTGGCGATTCGCAGCCTGGCCCACAAGACCCGGCAACACGGCGAGCGGTTGCGACTGGCCGCCAGCACCGCAGTGGTGATGGCGTTCGACGAATCCCCCGAAGCCTTGCTCAAACGCCTCAACCTGGCCCTGGCCCAGTCCCGGTCCACGCTGGCGAAGAGCGCCTGAGGCCGGTCCATGACACTCAAGACGTGCTGGTACGAAGCCGACAGTCGCTTCATCCCCGGGCATTATCAGCCTGCCGCGCTGATCGACCTGGCGCTGTCGCGGGACATCGACAGCCATCGCCTGCTGCGCGGCACCGGGTTGTTCCACGACGACATCCTGGCCGGGCAGAGCCGCATCAGCCCGCAGCAGTTTCTTGGCCTGGTCGACAACAGCCAGCGCCTGCTGGACGCCGACGACAGCAGCTTCCTGTTCGGCCAACGGCTGTTGCCGGGGCACTACGGACCCGCCAGCCACGCCTTGCGCCACGCGCAGAATCTGCATCAGGCGTTGGACACGCTGATCGACCAACAGGCCTTGCTCAGCCCGTTGGCCGCACCACGGCTGTTGCTGGACGAGCAGTATGCCTACGTTCATTGGCTGGACAGCTGCGGGGCCGATGAGCAATGGCGCTTCGTGCTGGAGGCCAGCGTGACCTCACTGGTGGCGATGAGCACCTGGCTGAGCGGCGAACGCTTGCCTTGGCAATGCAGCTTTCGCCATGCCGAGCCGCGTTATGTCGAGCAGTATTGGGTGCACCTGGGTGAGCAGACTCAGTTCAACCGACCGCTGGACCTGATGCGCCTACCCCGCCACTGCCTCGCCCGGCCTTGGCCCAACGTGTCGGCCACCGCTGGCCAGGTGGCGCGAATCGAAGCCCGGGAACAGCTCGATCTACTGGGTTTTGCTTCAAGTTTTCTGGATTGCATCTACGACCACTTGCACGCCCATGTGCAGCAGACGCCAAGCCTGGAACAGACCGCCCAGGCCTTCGCCATGAGCCCGGCGACCCTCAAGCGCAAGCTGCACAAGCACCACACCGGGTTCCAGCAACAGGTGGACCGGGTGCATACCCACGTTGCGTTGCACCTGTATCAGGTCAAGGGGTTCAGTAACGAGGAAGTGGCGCAGTATTTGAATTTCAACGATACGGCGAACTTCCGTCGCGCGTTCAAGCGCTGGACCGGCAGTACGCCGAATCTGATCCGGCAGTTGTTGGCGTTGGGCTAAGCACTGACGTCGTGCGCGATCTTGTGGCGAGCTTGCGGTGTCAGTGCCCGCGAATGTAGTGCTCCAGTTGTCGAATCAAATCCGCCTGCTCGACAATCGCCTCTTTCACCAGGTCACCAATGGACAGCAAGCCGATCAACTGCCCGTTATCCAGCACCGGCAGGTGCCGCAGGTGGCTGTCGGTCATGACCTCCATGCAGCGCTCGATGCTCTGCTGGCTGTCGGCGGTGACCACCGGCGCGCTCATGATCGTGCGTACCGCAGTGCCTACCGAGGAGCGCCCTTGCAGCACCATCTTGCGCGCGTAATCCCGCTCACTGAACACGCCCACTACCTGGCCGTCTTCGATCACCGGCAGCGCGCCAACGTTTTTCTCGGCCATGATTTGCAGCGCTTCGAGCACCGTCTGTTCCGGCGCGATGCTGTGGACCTGCTGGTTCTGCACGCTTTTGAGTTTCACCAGTTGAGCGGCGGTTTTCATTGTTAATCCCCACATTCAGCTAAAAGCATGTGTGAACATCATGCCTGTCAGTTAAAACGTCCCCTGTGGGAGCGGGCTTGCTCGCGATAGCGTTGGATCAGCAGCATTGTTGTTGACTGATACACCGCCATTGCGAGCAAGCTCGCTCCCAAAGGTTTTCATGCAGTTTTCAACTTGCTCGCAGGTGCGGATCAGTCTTGGCCAATCTCAACCACATCACCATTCAAGCGCACCGGCCACACCCGCAGACGCTGTTCCGGATACTCCAGGCAATGGCCGTCCTCCAGGCGGAAGTGCTGTTTGTACATCGGTGAAGCAATCACCAGGTCACCCTTGATGCTGCCCAACAAGCCCCGGCCTATGACGTTCGCGCCCGACTTGGGATCGCGGTTGTCGATGGCGTACAGCGGCTTTTCCTGATGTTCGGGCAGGTACAGCAGCGCCACCTGGCTGCCGTCGTGCCAGGCGACCACGCCGGAATTGGGCACCAGGTCCTCGCGGCGGCACAGGGCAAGCCATTGCAGCGGTTCCTGGTCCGCAGAACGGGTGGGAATACGAACGACGTTTGACTGGCTCATCAGAGCACCTCCTCGGTGACGGGAATCAGGTGAAGTTCGCCGGCGTGAACCGGCCGGCGCTGGCCGCGTTCGCGAACGAAATGAACGTCCGGATCGCCGCGCTTGTCGTTGACGAAGGTACGGAAACGCTTGAGTTTTTCCGGATCCTTGAGGGCGTTGGCCCATTCGCATTCGTAGCGGTCGACCACCAGCTGCATCTGGACTTCGAGCTCGGCCCCCAGGCCCAGGCTGTCGTTGATGATCACGTCCTTGAGGTAATCCAGGCCGCCTTCCAGGCTTTCGCGCCAGACCGAGGTGCGTTGCAACTTGTCGGCGGTGCGGATGTAGAACATCAGGAAGCGATCGATGTAGCGGATCAAGGTGGCGTCATCCAGGTCGGTGGCAAACAGCTCGGCGTGCCGCGGGCGCATGCCGCCGTTACCGGCCACGTAGAGGTTCCAGCCCTTCTCGGTGGCGATCACGCCGACGTCCTTGCTCTGGGCCTCGGCGCACTCGCGGGTGCAACCGGACACCGCGAACTTGAGCTTGTGGGGTGAGCGCAAACCTTTGTAGCGATCCTCAATGGTCAGGGCCATTTGCACACTGTCCTGCACGCCATAGCGGCACCAGGTGCTGCCCACGCAGGATTTCACCGTGCGAGTCGATTTGCCGTAGGCGTGGCCGGTTTCGAAACCGGCTTCGATCAGCTCGGCCCAGATGTCCGGCAACTGATGCAACTGGGCGCCGAACAGGTCGATGCGTTGGCCGCCGGTGATCTTGGTATAGAGGTCGTATTTCTTGGCGACCACGCCGATGGCGATCAATTTGTCGGCGGTAATTTCCCCGCCGGCGATCCGCGGCACCACCGAATAGGTACCGTTTTTCTGCATGTTCGCCATGAAGGTGTCGTTGGTATCCTGCAACGCCACCAGGGACGGCTCCATGATCGGCTGGTTCCAGCACGACGCCAGGATCGAGCCCACCGCCGGTTTGCACAGGTCGCAACCGGTGTGGCCGCGACCGTGCTTGGCCAGCAATTCTTCGAAGCTGATGATCCCTTCCACCCGCACCAGGGCATACAGCTCCTGACGGGTGTAGGCGAAGTGTTCGCACAGGCTCTTGTCGACGCTGACACCACGGGCGATCAGTTCATGTTCGAAGACCTGCTTGACCAGGGCGGCGCAACCACCGCAACCGGTGCCGGCCTTGGTGTCGCATTTGAGTTGGCCCAGATCGGTGCAGCCACCGTCGATGGCTGAGCAGATCGACCCCTTGGTGACGTTATGGCACGAGCAAATGGTTGCCGCCTGAGGCAGCGCTGCCGGGCCCAGCGTCGGGGCGCCTTCGGACGATGGCAGGATCAGGCTGGCGGCGTCCTTGGGCAAGGCGATGCCGTTCTGCATGTATTGCAGCAAGGTGTCGTAGTAGCTGTTGTCGCCCACCAGTACCGCACCGATCACCCGTTTGCCGGCGGCGTCCACCACCAGTCGCCGGTAGCTGGCACTGGTTTCGTCGATGAATTGGAAGCTGCGCGAACCCGGCGTGTTGCCATGGGCATCGCCGATGGAGCCGACGTCCACGCCCAGCAGCTTGAGCTTGGTGGACATGTCCGCGCCAGTGAACGGCTCGGCGCTTTCGCCGCACAGCCGGGCGGCAACATTGCGGGCCATCTGGTAACCCGGTGCGACCAGGCCGAAGATGCTGCCGTTCCAGGCCGCGCACTCACCGATGGCGTAGATGTCCGGGTCGCTGCTCAGGCAATGGTCATCGATCACCACGCCGCCGCGCGGGCCGATCTGCAAATCGCTCTGGCGGGCCAAGGCATCCTGGGCGCGGATACCGGCGGAAAACACGATGAGGTCGGTTTCCAGGAAATCGTCGGCGGCGAAGTTCATCCGGTAGCGGTACTGCTCACCGGCGCTGATGGATTGGGTACCCTTGGACAGGTGTACACCGACGCCTAGCTTCTCGATGCGGGCCTTGAGGGCCAAACCGCCCTGCGGGTCCAATTGCACCGGCATCAGCCGGGGGGCGAATTCCACCACATGGGCTTCCAGGCCGAGGGTCTTGAGCGCATTGGCCGCTTCCAGGCCCAGCAGGCCACCGCCAACCACCACGCCACGGCGGGCGTTGCCGGCGGCGGCGCGGATCGCGTCCAGGTCTTCAAGAGTGCGATAGACCAGGCAGGAGTCACCTTCAGCGCCTTCAATCGGCGGCACGAACGGGTAGGAGCCGGTGGCGAGCACCAGTTTGTCGTAGCTGATGCGGTCTCGGGCAGTGACGACATGACGCGCCTGACGGTCGATTTCCAACACCGGCACACCCAAGTGCAACGTGACACCCGGCATCTGGTACAGCGAAGCTTCACCGAGGGCCAGGGACTCGGCGTCACGGCCAGAGAAGTACTCGGACAGATGCACGCGGTCATAGGCGCGCATTGGCTCTTCGCTGAACACATGAAGACGGTAGTGATTGAGGGCACCGCGCTCGATCAGTTGCTCGACACAGTGATGGCCGACCATGCCATTGCCGATCACGATCAGCGTTTGCAGCTTGTTCAGAGAAGCATCGTTGGAATTCATAAAAAGCACCCGACAAAAGCCCATCACGATTTTGAAAGCAAAAAAAAAGACGCCTGAAACCTTGCGGTTCCAGGCGTCTTTGCCTGTTCTGTGCGGTATCGGTCCGGCGACTGCGCCCTGACCTACCGTTATTCCCCGGCCTGCTGGCGCTCGATCTTCGTTGACCGACGGGGTTGCCCACTCGATTGTGTTCACGGTGGGCCTGGGTAGTCTCTTGCAGCGAGCGTGCCAAGCCGCACCTATACCCCCGATTCCACTGGGCTACCCAGACCTTGCCGCCAGCGAAAATCCCTGTGGGAGCGGGCTTGCCCGCGAAGACGCCCGCTCAGTCAGCCACGCAAACACGCTCCAGGCTCCAGCTTCCAAGCGCTGACGATTGCCTTCCCATGGTGCGCGCCTCCCGCCTTGGCTTCATAAAAGTGCAGGCTTGCAGGTGACCCAGGATTGGAATTCACGACAGCTCCCTGTGTGGGAGCGAGCCTGCTCGGCGATAGCGGTGGGTCAGTTTGCAGCGATATTGGCGGTTCGATCGACCATCGCAACGATGCTCACAAAAAGCTCTTCCTTGGCCTCGGCGGCACTGATTTCCCCGCTGGCCGCCGCGTTAGACAGTGCCTCCGCCGCGCCCAGCATCGCCCGCAAACCGGCCTGGGTGATGCCCCTTGGGCCTGCGAACGGTTCCAGCACCGCTCGGCATTTGTCCAGGAAAACAGCCTCGTATTCCCGCTTGATCCGCTCCAGTTCCGGGGAGCTGGTCAACGCAGC
Coding sequences within:
- a CDS encoding AraC family transcriptional regulator, producing MTLKTCWYEADSRFIPGHYQPAALIDLALSRDIDSHRLLRGTGLFHDDILAGQSRISPQQFLGLVDNSQRLLDADDSSFLFGQRLLPGHYGPASHALRHAQNLHQALDTLIDQQALLSPLAAPRLLLDEQYAYVHWLDSCGADEQWRFVLEASVTSLVAMSTWLSGERLPWQCSFRHAEPRYVEQYWVHLGEQTQFNRPLDLMRLPRHCLARPWPNVSATAGQVARIEAREQLDLLGFASSFLDCIYDHLHAHVQQTPSLEQTAQAFAMSPATLKRKLHKHHTGFQQQVDRVHTHVALHLYQVKGFSNEEVAQYLNFNDTANFRRAFKRWTGSTPNLIRQLLALG
- a CDS encoding GGDEF domain-containing protein translates to MFSVLRPHRLKLALLLLAANLGLMLYLASGELKPIAQWVWLDILGEGGSALLALVWLGLVLKSRPAGRVTNYLILGLGCIFFSWWIDSLDEFIRLPESITWDHWLESGPMPVGMILLTLGIYHWHREQLAINGQMEKRERLFREHRLFDKLTPLGGADFLKHELSASLQDSRRRQQPLSLLALDLDNFTAINQRFGHGEGDAVLQAVSQLLVLNLRRQDLLCRLAGDRFVVLLPDTGESQAQRLALELEVAIRSLAHKTRQHGERLRLAASTAVVMAFDESPEALLKRLNLALAQSRSTLAKSA
- the nirD gene encoding nitrite reductase small subunit NirD → MSQSNVVRIPTRSADQEPLQWLALCRREDLVPNSGVVAWHDGSQVALLYLPEHQEKPLYAIDNRDPKSGANVIGRGLLGSIKGDLVIASPMYKQHFRLEDGHCLEYPEQRLRVWPVRLNGDVVEIGQD
- a CDS encoding CBS domain-containing protein translates to MKTAAQLVKLKSVQNQQVHSIAPEQTVLEALQIMAEKNVGALPVIEDGQVVGVFSERDYARKMVLQGRSSVGTAVRTIMSAPVVTADSQQSIERCMEVMTDSHLRHLPVLDNGQLIGLLSIGDLVKEAIVEQADLIRQLEHYIRGH
- the nirB gene encoding nitrite reductase large subunit NirB is translated as MNSNDASLNKLQTLIVIGNGMVGHHCVEQLIERGALNHYRLHVFSEEPMRAYDRVHLSEYFSGRDAESLALGEASLYQMPGVTLHLGVPVLEIDRQARHVVTARDRISYDKLVLATGSYPFVPPIEGAEGDSCLVYRTLEDLDAIRAAAGNARRGVVVGGGLLGLEAANALKTLGLEAHVVEFAPRLMPVQLDPQGGLALKARIEKLGVGVHLSKGTQSISAGEQYRYRMNFAADDFLETDLIVFSAGIRAQDALARQSDLQIGPRGGVVIDDHCLSSDPDIYAIGECAAWNGSIFGLVAPGYQMARNVAARLCGESAEPFTGADMSTKLKLLGVDVGSIGDAHGNTPGSRSFQFIDETSASYRRLVVDAAGKRVIGAVLVGDNSYYDTLLQYMQNGIALPKDAASLILPSSEGAPTLGPAALPQAATICSCHNVTKGSICSAIDGGCTDLGQLKCDTKAGTGCGGCAALVKQVFEHELIARGVSVDKSLCEHFAYTRQELYALVRVEGIISFEELLAKHGRGHTGCDLCKPAVGSILASCWNQPIMEPSLVALQDTNDTFMANMQKNGTYSVVPRIAGGEITADKLIAIGVVAKKYDLYTKITGGQRIDLFGAQLHQLPDIWAELIEAGFETGHAYGKSTRTVKSCVGSTWCRYGVQDSVQMALTIEDRYKGLRSPHKLKFAVSGCTRECAEAQSKDVGVIATEKGWNLYVAGNGGMRPRHAELFATDLDDATLIRYIDRFLMFYIRTADKLQRTSVWRESLEGGLDYLKDVIINDSLGLGAELEVQMQLVVDRYECEWANALKDPEKLKRFRTFVNDKRGDPDVHFVRERGQRRPVHAGELHLIPVTEEVL